One Fragaria vesca subsp. vesca unplaced genomic scaffold, FraVesHawaii_1.0 scf0510108, whole genome shotgun sequence genomic window, ATGAGGATTTAGTTGGGATGGATTCTCACCTGAATGGAATGCTTTCATGCTTAGACATTGGGTGTCCTGATGTTCGTATCGATAGGGATTTGTGGGATGGGTGGTATCGGAAAGACCACTATTGCACAGGTGGTTTTTAAAAGGCTACGAGCCCAGTTTGATGGTTGCAGCTTTCTTGAGAATGTTAGAGAGGTGATTATTAAAAAGCAAGGTGCAGTTTGTTTACAACAGCAACTTCTTTCCGATTTGCTGAAAGGTGATGTTAGTGTACAGAACAGTGGCAGAGGAAAAGATATAATTAGCCATAGACTGCGTTCTAAAAGGGTTCTTATCATTCTCGATGATGtggacaaagaaaaacaattggaAATATTGTGTGCACGTGATCGGGAATCGTTTGGTCCAgggagtagaatcatcataacttGTAGAGATGAACGTTTGGTCAGGGAAGATGAAGGAGATAAACTATATAGGGTGAATCCATTAACTGATGCTGAAGCACTTCAGTTTTTTAGTATGAAAGCCTACAAGAAAGACGAGCTGGTTGGAGATGAAAGTCCCAAGCAATCCGATGAAttttctcagaaaaaaaagCTATCCGAGGAGTTTCTGAAATATGCTAATGGCCATCCATTAACTATCAAAGTTTTGGGTGGGTCTGTTCGTGGTAGAAGTGTAAAATTATGGTCAAGCACGTTACAAAGATTAGAAGAAAATcctgaaaaagaaattattgatGTTCTTAAGGTTAGTTTCAATGGATTGCgagaaacagagaagaaaacttTTTTAGACATCGCATGTTTCTTTAAAGGAGAGGACAAAGATCGTGTTATAAGAATCCTAGAAGGCCACGGCTCATTTCCGGATATTGATATAGAAGTTCTGATAGAGAAATCTATGGTAACTATGTCTAGAAATAAATTGGGGATGCATGATTTGATACAAGATTTGGGTCGGGAGATTGTGCGTCAAGAATGTCCTGAAGAGCCTGGAAAACGTAGCAGGTTGTGGATTCCCAAGGACATCATCCGTGTACTTAAGCGGAGTAAGGTAATAAAATTGTGCAGTATAGACTATAGAGCTGAAACTGATATGTTCATTATCATTGTCTTTGTTGTGTAATAACTAATTCTTTGCTCCTTGTTACTAGGCAACGGATGCAGTCCAAAGCATATACCTCCAATGTGCAAAAAAAAACGATGTCGTTCACTCAATTAATGATGCCTTTTCAGTTATGGACAGATTAAGATTGCTCAAGATtgataatttgaaattttccgGAAACATCTCATATCTTTCTAATGAGTTACAGTATCTTGAATGGCATGAATGTCCTTTCGATTCCTTCCCATCAGACTTTCAACCAGACAAACTCGTTGAAGTTCACATGTATTTTAGCCGCATCAAACAACTTTGGGGAGGAAAAAAGTAAGATCACTATTAATAATTTTATGCATGTTAATAAAGCTGATATTTTAGATTCTATAGTGGCATTGATTTTATAGTCCTTGGTCGTCCTCAGTTACACATGCAGATGACACatccaattaaaaaaaaaaagaagttaaatTNNNNNNNNNNNNNNNNNNNNNNNNNNNNNNNNNNNNNNNNNNNNNNNNNNNNNNNNNNNNNNNNNNNNNNNNNNNNNNNNNNNNNNNNNNNNNNNNNNNNNNNNNNNNNNNNNNNNNNNNNNNNNNNNNNNNNNNNNNNNNNNNNNNNNNNNNNNNNNNNNNNNNNNNNNNNNNNNNNNNNNNNNNNNNNNNNNNNNNNNNNNNNNNNNNNNNNNNN contains:
- the LOC101303469 gene encoding TMV resistance protein N-like; this encodes MFVSIGICGMGGIGKTTIAQVVFKRLRAQFDGCSFLENVREVIIKKQGAVCLQQQLLSDLLKGDVSVQNSGRGKDIISHRLRSKRVLIILDDVDKEKQLEILCARDRESFGPGSRIIITCRDERLVREDEGDKLYRVNPLTDAEALQFFSMKAYKKDELVGDESPKQSDEFSQKKKLSEEFLKYANGHPLTIKVLGGSVRGRSVKLWSSTLQRLEENPEKEIIDVLKVSFNGLRETEKKTFLDIACFFKGEDKDRVIRILEGHGSFPDIDIEVLIEKSMVTMSRNKLGMHDLIQDLGREIVRQECPEEPGKRSRLWIPKDIIRVLKRSKATDAVQSIYLQCAKKNDVVHSINDAFSVMDRLRLLKIDNLKFSGNISYLSNELQYLEWHECPFDSFPSDFQPDKLVEVHMYFSRIKQLWGGKK